Proteins encoded by one window of Bacillus sp. DTU_2020_1000418_1_SI_GHA_SEK_038:
- a CDS encoding staygreen family protein — MTKLDASQLSVTYLPPATEFRPVDGRKYTLVQSLSTGEWFLNVGYRYHANYVNLKFRDEVIAEWVPQMGQYVLSGKVFISDQDFDKQYAKVRFMIFQREVEQALAAIVYGDRIFYSNYPWLLDSPIYIHFESNYEEFNKMIYFGTPRQYLKAAMLPIET; from the coding sequence TTGACTAAATTGGATGCATCACAGCTTAGTGTTACGTATTTGCCGCCTGCAACGGAATTTAGACCTGTAGATGGCAGAAAGTATACACTGGTTCAATCCCTATCAACAGGTGAATGGTTTCTAAATGTTGGCTATCGCTACCATGCTAATTATGTAAACTTAAAATTTCGTGACGAAGTAATTGCTGAGTGGGTTCCTCAAATGGGGCAGTATGTACTTAGTGGAAAAGTATTTATTAGTGATCAAGACTTTGATAAGCAATATGCAAAGGTTCGGTTTATGATTTTTCAGCGTGAAGTAGAACAAGCTTTAGCAGCAATCGTTTATGGAGACCGTATATTTTATTCGAATTATCCTTGGCTTTTAGATTCACCGATTTATATTCATTTTGAATCAAATTATGAAGAGTTTAATAAGATGATCTATTTTGGAACTCCTCGTCAATATTTGAAAGCAGCCATGCTGCCGATTGAAACATAA